In Kwoniella shandongensis chromosome 10, complete sequence, one genomic interval encodes:
- a CDS encoding protein BTN1 translates to MPNNDIPLTSLSSSHTYGDSMGVGANADGAQVHERQRQRRTLTNDHDDDVDSAEERDDDARSSLDTDDREEDIDEFIAANEGPSLVEGSTKHAGEKLFAAFMIFGLLNNVLYVIILSAALDLVSSTTPKGLVALFNIFPALLTKVVWPLVSNGKIQYARRIGFCTACSWLGIVTIALSTSLPPRLLGISLASLSSGLGELTFLQLTTTLPTRSTSKIALGAWSSGTGFAGIAGAGIWWLLRGLGVKKGLGLSSILPLFFPIIYKYLLPPFSHLKSSSSSDLPYQRLPTDFDSVPPSIFITPPSTDVIPRLSDSLPRRNSFDGGRRSPPPLNHDSKHSIGSGGQTRLTKNEKWTLLRPLVLRYMVPLCAVYVEEYVINSGVAPTLVFPLPTEGIWSRLFKSPRDYYPFWSLTYQTFVFLSRSSLSLGIPPLPLPLLPLPSIIQFLILSLLYLQSKHFLFSTAAYTPPSPSPNGGVDRSISFVFLLICMEGLCGGLGYVNTFWHVGREGEDDEEGEEGKRALEREFRIGAVGAADSTGILLASLISMPLEISLCNAQVEQGRTICRDM, encoded by the exons ATGCCCAATAACGACATCCCGCTCACATCTCTATCGTCATCACATACGTATGGAGATTCAATGGGCGTAGGCGCAAATGCAGACGGAGCTCAGGTTCATGaacgtcaacgtcaacgtcGAACTTTGACCAACGACCATGACGATGACGTTGATAGTGCagaagagcgagacgacGATGCGAGATCGAGTCTGGATACGGATgacagagaagaggatatCGACGAGTTCATAGCTG CCAACGAGGGACCATCGCTGGTCGAAGGGTCAACCAAACATGCTGGAGAGAAACTCTTTGCAGCATTCATGATCTTTGGTCTGCTCAACAACG TACTATATGTCATAATCCTTTCAGCGGCGctcgaccttgtctcttCAACTACACCGAAAGGCCTAGTAGCGCTATTCAACATCTTCCCTGCACTGTTGACAAAAGTGGTCTGGCCACTTGTGTCGAATGGTAAGATACAGTATGCGAGGAGAATAGGGTTCTGCACGGCTTGTAGCTGGTTAGGGATAGTG ACAATCGCACTATCCACGTCTCTCCCACCTCGACTCTTAGGCATCTCCctcgcttctctctcgtccGGCCTCggagaactcaccttcctccaactgACCACAACGCTGCCCACTCGGTCCACCTCCAAGATTGCGCTCGGCGCCTGGTCGAGCGGGACTGGATTTGCGGGGATTGCAGGAGCTGGAATTTGGTGGTTATTGAGGGGTCTgggtgtgaagaagggtttAGGATTAtcaagt ATCCtacccctcttcttcccaatcatATATAAATACCTCCTTCCCCCTTTCTCACATCTcaaatcctcttcctcatctgacCTACCATATCAACGTCTACCGACCGACTTTGACTCTGTCCCTCCGTCAATATTCATAACACCTCCATCAACCGACGTCATACCACGACTGAGCGATTCGCTTCCTCGACGCAATTCGTTCGATGGAGGAAGACGTTCGCCGCCGCCATTGAATCATGATAGTAAACATTCCATCGGGAGTGGAGGACAAACGAGATTGACGAAGAACGAAAAGTGGACTTTGCTCAGACCGTTGGTGTTGAGGTATATGGTACCCCTCTGCGCGGTGTATGTAGAGGAATATGTGATCAACTCG GGCGTCGCACCGACTTTGGTGTTCCCCTTGCCTACTGAGGGGATCTGGTCGAGGCTCTTCAAGTCTCCGAGGGATTACTATCCATTCTGGTCCTTGACAT ACCAAAcattcgtcttcctctcacgGTCTTCCCTGTCGCTCGGTATCCCCCCTCTCCCCttacctctcctccctctcccatccatcatccaattcctcatcctctcactCCTGTATCTCCAATCCAAACATTTCCTCTTTTCTACCGCTGCATACAcacccccttccccttctccgaaCGGTGGAGTAGACCGAAGTATATCCTTTGTGTTCTTGTTGATTTGTATGGAGGGGCTGTGTGGTGGGTTAGGATACGTTAATACTTTTTGGCATgtggggagagaaggtgaggatgatgaggagggggaagaaggaaagagagcTTTGGAGAGGGAGTTTAGAATAGGTGCTGTCGGAGCGGCTGACTCGACTG GTATTCTGCTCGCATCGCTCATCTCGATGCCGCTTGAAATCTCACTTTGTAATGCCCAGGTGGAACAAGGTCGCACAATATGTAGAGATATGTAG
- a CDS encoding glutamate-tRNA ligase, with protein MPSLTLPLVQTPPFALIALALIQGIPVGWDLEAGEQGDAKYGDIVGSENVRAELEKGIDGKETPLPPLPTLLASNSSFQDVSAVLDALDDYLAYRTYFAGPKFGFGDSIIWGTIRGNNSAIGSIKKPGRPHLARWFNHVETLPVPKGSLEAFRQAKSEMDKGKKTKRLESVDVVLPNAVKGKVVVRFAPEPSGFLHIGHLKAAILNRFLADQYQGKFILRFDDTNPLKEEGEFEDAIQEDLKMIEIDFDKVVHTSDHFDKIQVFTEQMIKQGDAFMDDTDGETVKEQRRAEIPSKNRDATIEQNLARFKEMIAGTDEGKRWSLRAKIDYQHKNGTMRDPVIYRYVEGSHHITGTKYKAYPMYDLACPIIDHLDGVTHALRANEYYARHEQYQWFLDTLGFPKIEIFDFSRVDFVYTVLSKRKLKFLVEKGVVRGWDDPRFPTVRGIRSRGMTVQGLKNYILGQGASQAQLQLEWDGIWTVNKKVIDPVAPRYWAIAEDKIVTVDVQGREKDEVEVLSKPLHKKNPEVGEKKMVFSSKLIIEQEDAASFGDNEEITAMDWGNAFVAKKELSSSGDVTSVALNLHLAGDFKKTSKKVTWLAAPTDANPLVPVTLIEYDYLITKKKLEEDDNLEDILNPRTEYRTKALASKEVEGLKKWDIIQFERKGFYICQGTKDEEGRMEFGFIPDGRAQTVALKATPTAEKPKTAGAAKGSWGKPGPKAAAAAASTSKPATAEDGTKILLSNGDSGFQIPVKTTMFESERV; from the exons ATGCCATCTCTCACACTACCTCTCGTCCAGACCCCACCATTCGCTCTTATCGCTCTTGCTCTCATCCAGGGTATCCCCGTCGGATGGGACCTTGAGGCCGGAGAGCAAGGTGATGCGAAATATGGCGACATCGTCGGCTCGGAGAACGTCCGAGCAGAGTTGGAGAAAGGTATTGAtggcaaggag acaccccttcctcctcttcctactctcctcgcttcgaaCAGCTCTTTCCAGGATGTGTCCGCCGTCCTTGATGCTCTCGACGACTACCTTGCTTACAG GACCTACTTTGCTGGTCCCAAGTTTGGTTTCGGTGACAGCATCATCTGGGGTACCATTCGAG GCAACAACTCGGCCATTGGATCCATCAAAAAGCCCGGAAGGCCTCACCTCGCTCGATGGTTCAACCATGTTGAGACTCTCCCTGTCCCCAAGGGCTCTCTCGAAGCTTTCCGTCAAGCCAAGAGTGAGATGgacaagggaaagaagaccaAGAGATTGGAGAGTGTCGACGTTGTGCTCCCCAACGCTGTGAAGGGCAAGGTCGTGGTTCGATTTG CACCGGAGCCCTCAGGATTCTTGCACATTGGTCACCTGAAAGCTGCCATTCTCAACAGATTCCTTGCGGACCAGTACCAAGGGAAATTTATCCTCCGATTCGACGACACCAACCCTCTCAAGGAGGAG GGCGAATTCGAGGATGCCATCCAAGAGGACCtcaagatgatcgagatcgacttCGACAAAGTCGTCCACACCTCTGATCACTTTGACAAGATCCAAGTATTCACCGAGCAGATGATCAAGCAGGGAGACGCCTTCATGGATGACACCGATGGTGAGACC GTCAAGGAGCAACGACGTGCCGAGATCCCTTCGAAGAACCGAGATGCAACCATTGAGCAGAACTTGGCTCGattcaaggagatgatcgCCGGTACCGAtgagggaaagaggtggagtCTCCGAGCGAAGATTGACTATCAGCACAAGAACGGTACCATGCGAGACCCCGTCATCTACCGATACGTCGAGGGTTCCCACCATATCACCGG TACCAAGTACAAGGCTTACCCCATGTATGATCTTGCGTGCCCTATCATCGATCACCTCGATGGTGTCACACACGCCCTACGGGCCAACGAGTACTATGCTCGTCATGAGCAATACCAGTGGTTCTTGGACACCCTTGGTTTCCCCAAGATCGAGATCTTCGACTTCAG CCGAGTCGACTTTGTCTACACCGTCTTGTCCAAGAGAAAGCTCAAGTTCCTCGTTGAAAAGGGTGTCGTACGAGGATGGGATGACCCTCGATTCCCTACCGTCAGAG GTATCCGATCTCGAGGTATGACCGTCCAAGGTCTCAAGAACTACATCCTCGGTCAGGGTGCTTCTCAAGCGCAGTTGCAGCTCGAGTGGGACGGTATCTGGACTGTCAACAAGAAGGTCATTGACCCTGTTGCGCCTCGATACTGGGCCATTGCTGAGgacaagat CGTTACCGTTGATGTTCAAGGCcgtgagaaggatgaggttgaggtcCTCTCCAAACCCCTTCACAAGAAGAACCCTGAAgtcggagagaagaagatggtgttcTCATCCAAATTGATCATTGAGCAGGAAGACGCTGCTTCCTTTGGCGACaacgaggag ATCACCGCCATGGACTGGGGAAATGCCTTTGTTGCCAAGAAGGAGCTCTCGTCCTCCGGCGACGTCACTTCCGTTGccctcaacctccatctTGCCGGTGATTTCAAGAAGACCTCTAAGAAGGTCACTTGGCTCGCAGCACCTACCGATGCCAACCCTCTTGTCCCCGTCACTTTGATCGAGTACGATTACCTGATcaccaagaagaagctcgaggaggacgacaacCTCGAGGATATCTTGAACCCTCGAACAGAGTACAGGACCAAAGCTTTGGCCAGTAAGGAGGTCGAAGGTTTGAAGAAGTGGGATATCATCCAATttgagaggaagggattCTACATCTGTCAGGGTACTAAGGACGAAGAGGGTCGAATGGAGTTTGGTTTCATCCCCGA TGGTCGTGCTCAAACCGTCGCTTTGAAAGCCACTCCCACTGCTGAGAAACCTAAGACTGCAGGTGCTGCCAAGGGATCATGGGGTAAACCCGGTCCCAAggccgccgccgctgctgccTCTACATCCAAACCTGCAACTGCTGAGGACGGCACTAAGATTCTGTTGTCTAACGGTGACAGCGGATTCCAGATCCCCGTCAAGACTACAATGTTTGAATCCGAGAGAGTCTAG